The Ktedonobacteraceae bacterium genome includes a window with the following:
- a CDS encoding PQQ-binding-like beta-propeller repeat protein, with the protein MAKTSQQKTSAKNRPRTTRRPQQTKRAMRRKATRPRNNIILIGIVGVIVIAAAVIAYILYNNHLAAVNAANAQAAAHAYAAGTSAGVMFGFNPQHTGFNPYERVLNTSDVAQLQQDWSITTGGEINTSPAVINGVVYTGSGNHKLYAVDAASGKIRWTITLGNVISCSPAVANGIVYAGSYNDKFYALDAATGQTRWSVSIGGSSSSSPVVVNGVVYVGSLAGNLYALDAATGKIRWTFSTGVPINSSPAVANGMVFFGSNDSKIYALDANSGKSLWTVATGSPINSSPAFSNGKVYIGSGDQKLYALDAPTGNILWTVKTGDAIESSPAVANGVVYVGSDDHKLYAIDANTGTIHWTATTGDKIQSSPLVADGIVYIGSDDDKIYAFDAGSGNNLWNSTLGNAIVSSPAVANGVVYVGSDDGKLYAFH; encoded by the coding sequence ATGGCAAAGACGAGTCAACAGAAAACATCCGCTAAAAACCGCCCGCGGACTACGCGCCGCCCCCAGCAAACAAAACGTGCTATGAGGCGCAAGGCGACAAGGCCGCGTAATAACATAATCCTGATCGGAATTGTAGGCGTTATCGTGATAGCGGCTGCTGTGATTGCCTACATACTTTATAATAACCATCTTGCCGCGGTTAATGCTGCCAACGCGCAGGCCGCGGCCCACGCATATGCCGCCGGTACCAGCGCGGGGGTAATGTTTGGCTTCAACCCGCAGCATACCGGCTTTAATCCCTACGAGCGCGTCCTGAATACTTCAGATGTCGCTCAATTGCAGCAAGATTGGAGCATCACAACCGGCGGCGAAATCAATACCAGCCCTGCTGTTATCAATGGAGTCGTCTATACCGGTTCTGGCAACCACAAGCTGTATGCTGTGGATGCAGCGAGCGGTAAGATACGCTGGACTATCACACTTGGTAACGTGATTTCATGCTCCCCCGCGGTTGCCAATGGCATCGTCTATGCTGGCTCCTATAATGATAAATTCTATGCCCTGGATGCCGCGACCGGGCAAACGCGCTGGTCTGTCTCCATTGGCGGGTCATCAAGCTCCTCACCGGTAGTCGTAAACGGCGTTGTCTATGTTGGCTCACTCGCGGGCAATCTTTACGCCCTGGATGCCGCGACCGGCAAGATACGCTGGACTTTCTCGACGGGTGTGCCAATCAATTCCTCTCCTGCCGTCGCCAATGGCATGGTCTTCTTCGGTTCCAATGATAGCAAGATATACGCGCTGGATGCCAACAGTGGCAAATCCCTCTGGACGGTTGCCACCGGGTCTCCCATCAATTCTTCGCCCGCGTTCTCAAATGGCAAAGTCTACATCGGCTCCGGCGATCAGAAACTCTACGCCCTGGATGCTCCTACCGGCAATATCCTCTGGACCGTCAAAACTGGAGATGCAATAGAATCCTCACCCGCGGTTGCCAATGGCGTAGTCTATGTGGGTTCCGATGACCACAAGCTCTATGCCATCGATGCCAATACGGGTACGATCCACTGGACTGCCACAACCGGTGACAAGATTCAATCTTCACCGCTCGTTGCCGATGGAATTGTCTATATCGGCTCCGATGATGACAAAATTTATGCCTTCGATGCCGGCAGCGGCAATAACCTGTGGAATAGCACGCTCGGCAATGCCATCGTCTCTTCACCTGCAGTCGCCAACGGCGTGGTCTATGTCGGCTCCGATGATGGCAAGCTGTACGCATTTCATTGA